AGGAGAATACCTGCTTACGGATCGATGGAGAACTTTTTTCTCTACTATATCACCTTTGCATAATCCCACCAATTTGATGGATCAAAATTTCCCATCTGTACGTGGAGTAATTACCCTCTCTGGTTTTGATATTGCAAAACTTTATGAATTGGGAATAACGTATCCCGTAGGAATGTATCAATCTGTAGGGTTTACCATTGTAGGCGAGAGTGGTAATGAAATTGAGAACTGGAGAAGAGATGAAACTGGTTATAGTAAGGGTAACAATAAGATGACCTTTTCAAGTTCTCATCTAACTTTTACTTACACCACTAATCTATGGAGAGGTCTTGATCTTGGAGCAAATATAGGTGTGTTATTGCAATCTGATTTTGAGAGAAAAACAGACTATAATCTCAATCTGGATTTTGGCTTATCCTATCGAATAATATATCATCATCTTTTCGGACTTCACAAAATTGGCCTAACTTTTAGAAATATTCCAATTAATAAAAACACGTATTTTAACCGAATTGAGCAGTCACCGGTTATTCGGGGGAACTATACCGCTTCTTTTTTGCAGAATAAGATAAACTATGATATTGGCGTTATTTTGAAGGACTATAACTCAGATCCCAAGAAATTTTATAATCAGCAAAACATATCGGAATGGGATGTAATGGCTTCATTCAGCCTGTGGCCCTACCGGTATGCGGGGCTTAAGGGGTTTGTGGAGTTGAACCACGACAGAGGTTTGGATGCATTGGGGTTTGCTGTTGCATTTAACTTACCAAGTTATAATAGGGGAAGGGATATGGCTTTAACATGCCAATATAACAGTCAAACAAATACAAACTTGCAGGGAACAATATCTTTATATGGAAAACATGATTTTGGGCTTCATAGAGAAGAAATTTATAGCAGAAAAATGGCTCGTTTAATTAGTCTTATCCCTGGGGATCTTTATAGTAGAGCAATGAATCATTATTACAAAGGTAATCAGTGGGAGGCTCTCATTCTTTTTACTGAACTTATTAATGACTACTCGGAGTTTTATCTTGTTGATATGGCCTCTTACTATGCTGCCTCCTGCCTGAGAAAATTAGACATGAAAGATAAAGCCAAAGAAATGTTTATAGAAACAAAATTAAAATACCCAAAAAGTGATGCCTATGCCTACTCTAATTTGGGTTTAATGAGGGTTCATTATTCACAAAAAAACTTTACAAGTGTAGTTAACCAGTTTGTTGAGTTAAATGATATCAATGTTCCTGATTCCATTAAAGCTCA
This window of the Chitinispirillales bacterium ANBcel5 genome carries:
- a CDS encoding tetratricopeptide repeat protein — translated: MNRKKNGLVRSVWLIILFSFWGKEISADGLPGEYLLTDRWRTFFSTISPLHNPTNLMDQNFPSVRGVITLSGFDIAKLYELGITYPVGMYQSVGFTIVGESGNEIENWRRDETGYSKGNNKMTFSSSHLTFTYTTNLWRGLDLGANIGVLLQSDFERKTDYNLNLDFGLSYRIIYHHLFGLHKIGLTFRNIPINKNTYFNRIEQSPVIRGNYTASFLQNKINYDIGVILKDYNSDPKKFYNQQNISEWDVMASFSLWPYRYAGLKGFVELNHDRGLDALGFAVAFNLPSYNRGRDMALTCQYNSQTNTNLQGTISLYGKHDFGLHREEIYSRKMARLISLIPGDLYSRAMNHYYKGNQWEALILFTELINDYSEFYLVDMASYYAASCLRKLDMKDKAKEMFIETKLKYPKSDAYAYSNLGLMRVHYSQKNFTSVVNQFVELNDINVPDSIKAHGSYLMGQMQLENDQLLQAVGNLSTIASDHPDYLFALLSKAVAMMIFDPDDQSAAEYLETITQYPAKSRAEQEAVNRAWLLFGYLLYEQGDYSKAAISLKNIPSNSYYYEEALLGKLWAAQKLENIDDCLNISHTLTSTTNNQIILADALLLEGYGYLRNRNYQKAEEILESANDLLQQYVIFSNDSLDTKNEHYHKNRSEVNEVGNQLIIETEKGTRRDDNYVNNLKKNYDDLMANIVHYQEFINSHQRELFFARNKKAVHEDIKYLLALLTEHRISGTMNQHQMDNLDEADDIELELEKLRKKMEELEID